ACAAGCGGTTTTTGGAGGCCGGCGTCATCGTGGGTACGCATGGCGTGCGGGGCGAGCTGCGCCTGAATCCCTGGTGCGACGACGTCGCTTTTTTCTCTGCGCTCAAAACGCTCTACATCGCCGGCCGGGCGTATGCCCTGCTCTCGGCCCGTCCGCACAAACACCTGGCACTGCTCCGGCTCGGGGGCGTGGACGATGTGACGGCGGCACAGGCGTTGCGCGGCCAGGTTGTGCATGTGGACCGCGCGGAGGCCGCCCTTCCGGAAGGCCGTTTCTTTATCCAGGACTTGATCGGCTTTTCGGTGGTGGACTGCGCCTCAAAACAGTCGATCGGCGCGCTGACGGACGTCTGGCAGCAACCGGCGCACGACGTCTATGTTGTGCGCGACGCCGAGGGGCGCGAGCACCTCATCCCCAATGTACCGGCGTTTGTCAAAGAGATCGACTGGCCCGGGCAGACGATCCGGGTGACGCTCATCGAGGGGATGTGACCGATATGCGCGTGGACATCCTGACGCTTTTCCCCGACGCCGTCGAGGCCATGATGGGCGCCAGCATCTTAGGGCGCGCCCGCGAACGCGGACATCTCGCCATCCACTGCCACCAGATCCGCGACTATACCATCCACAAACAAAAGCAGGTGGACGACTACCCGTACGGCGGGGGGCTCGGCATGATTTTGCAGGCCGACCCGCTCTACCGCTGCCTGCAGCACGTGTGGAAAGTGGCCGGCCGCGGGCGCACCATCCTGCTCAGCCCGCAGGGCGCGCTGCTGAATCAAGATACGGCCCGGCGGCTCGTGACATACCCGCATCTCATCCTGGTATGCGGCCACTACGAGGGCGTGGACGAACGCTTCATTGACGTCTGCGTGCAGGAAGAAGTTTCCATAGGCGACTACGTACTCACCGGCGGGGAGATCCCCGCTATGGCGCTGTGCGACGCCGTCTGCCGTCTGGTACCCGGCGTACTGGCCGACGAAGACAGCTTTACGGGCGAGAGCCACTGGGCAGGTCTGCTTGAGTACCCACAGTACACGCGCCCGGAATTTTGGCAGGGGCGCGCGGTGCCGCCCATCTTATTGGGGGGGCACCACAAAAACATCCAAGCGTGGCGCCAGGCGCAGTCTGAAGAACGCACCCGCCTCCGCCGCCCGGATCTGTGGGCCCGTTATCTGGAAAAACAGAGTCGGGGGGACTGATCCGGTCAGATCACAAAATCCCAATACGCATCCTCGGTGAGCGCCGGGGTCTTTGTCGGCCGTTCTACCCCTGTCGGCCGGTCCGTCTTGAACTGGAGTTCCTGGCTCTTGACACTGACCTTCGTCTTCTCCTTCACGCTCGTCGTGATGAAGGCGTTGGAGCCGATCACAACGCCCTCGCCGATCACTGTCTGACCACCCAAGATGGAGGCGCCGGAGTAGATAGTGACATTGTCTTCAATGGTGGGGTGGCGCTTGACGCCCCGCAGCCCTTGGCCGCCCCGTGTGGAGAGCGCGCCCAACGTTACGCCTTGGTAAATTTTTACATTATTGCCGATAACCGTCGTCTCGCCGACGACGATCCCCGTGCCGTGGTCCACGAAGAAGTGGTGGCCGATGGTAGCGCCCGGGTGGATATCGATACCGGTCAGGCTGTGCGCGTGTTCGGTCATCATCCGGGGGATGAGCGGCACATCCAACAGGTAGAGCTCATGTGCCAGGCGGCTCACCATGACGGCGTACAGACCCGGGTAGGACCAGATGATCTCATCCGTCGAAAACGCGGCCGGATCGCCCTCATAGAAGGCGGCCACATCCATCGCAAGCAGACGGCGGATGTGCGGCAGCCGCTCCAAAAAGGCATATGTAACCGCCTCGGCTTCGGCCTCGGGGTCCGCCACCGGTTCTTTCCGGTTGGGGAGCGCCCGTGCGATCTGCTTTTGCAGGTGATAGATCAACGTTTCCAGCAGTTCCCCTACATGGTATTCCACCGAATCGCTCTTCAGATGTTTATCCCCGAAAAAGCCCGGGAACAGCAGGTATCGGAGCTGTTCGATGCTCTCGATGATCACGTCTTTATTGACCTTGTTCGATGCCGAAACCTTGATGGTCTCGGGCATCTCGCGGTAGCTCTCCAGCATGGCACTCACCAGCATGCGGATGCCCTTGTCCGTCGGTTTCCCCACGACGATCCCCCCTTTCCCCATATTATACTCCGGCGGCGCGCACCGTGTCAATGCGGGCATCTGTCCGTCGGAGATGTCCGGGCGCCGCGGCGTCCCTTTTGTTTTCGATTTTGTTTGCGAGTAGGAGGAACCCGCCGATGAAAGGAATCATCACCGTGCTGGGGCAGGACCGCGTGGGCATCATCGCGCGTGTCTGCACCTATCTGGCCGAGCAGGGCATCAACATTCTGGATATCTCACAGACCATCGTGCACGGCTATTTCAACATGGTCATGATGGTCGACCTCACCGAGAACAAAGGCAGTTTCGAACAGACCGCCGCCGGGCTGGAGGACGTCGGCCGGTCTATCGGCGTGCGCGTCAAACTCCAGCGCGAGGACATCTTCGACGCCATGCACCGGGTCTGACGGATTTATCCTATTTTTCATTTTACGGCAAATCGGCAAAATGGGAGGCGGCCTATGATTTCGAGGTTTGAGGTGCAAGAGACCAACCGCATGATTGAGGAGAGCAATCTCGACGTGCGTACCATCACGATGGGCGTCAGCTTGCTGGACTGCGCCGACGCCGACGCCGGCGTCTTCCGCCGCAAGATATACGACAAGATCACGTCGGCGGCGGGCAGCCTCGTCGCGGTGGGCGACGACATCGGGCGGCAGTTTGGCATCCCCATCGTGAACAAACGCATTGCCGTGACGCCCATCGCCATCGCGGCGGCGGGCACAGGCACCGCAAATTACGCGTCGGTGGCGCGCACGCTGGACCGGGCGGCGGCGGCTGTGGGCGTCAATTTCATCGGCGGGTATTCGGCACTCATCCACAAGGGTTCGACGCCCGCCGACAAAGCGTTGGTGGACAGCATCCCCGAGGCGCTCAGCGAGACCGAACGGGTATGCGCCAGTGTAAACGTCGGTTCTTCGCGCGCCGGCATCAACATGAACGCCGTGCGACGTATG
This window of the Oscillospiraceae bacterium genome carries:
- the trmD gene encoding tRNA (guanosine(37)-N1)-methyltransferase TrmD, with the translated sequence MRVDILTLFPDAVEAMMGASILGRARERGHLAIHCHQIRDYTIHKQKQVDDYPYGGGLGMILQADPLYRCLQHVWKVAGRGRTILLSPQGALLNQDTARRLVTYPHLILVCGHYEGVDERFIDVCVQEEVSIGDYVLTGGEIPAMALCDAVCRLVPGVLADEDSFTGESHWAGLLEYPQYTRPEFWQGRAVPPILLGGHHKNIQAWRQAQSEERTRLRRPDLWARYLEKQSRGD
- the rimM gene encoding ribosome maturation factor RimM (Essential for efficient processing of 16S rRNA), which encodes MDKRFLEAGVIVGTHGVRGELRLNPWCDDVAFFSALKTLYIAGRAYALLSARPHKHLALLRLGGVDDVTAAQALRGQVVHVDRAEAALPEGRFFIQDLIGFSVVDCASKQSIGALTDVWQQPAHDVYVVRDAEGREHLIPNVPAFVKEIDWPGQTIRVTLIEGM
- a CDS encoding ACT domain-containing protein, with translation MKGIITVLGQDRVGIIARVCTYLAEQGINILDISQTIVHGYFNMVMMVDLTENKGSFEQTAAGLEDVGRSIGVRVKLQREDIFDAMHRV
- a CDS encoding serine acetyltransferase, encoding MGKPTDKGIRMLVSAMLESYREMPETIKVSASNKVNKDVIIESIEQLRYLLFPGFFGDKHLKSDSVEYHVGELLETLIYHLQKQIARALPNRKEPVADPEAEAEAVTYAFLERLPHIRRLLAMDVAAFYEGDPAAFSTDEIIWSYPGLYAVMVSRLAHELYLLDVPLIPRMMTEHAHSLTGIDIHPGATIGHHFFVDHGTGIVVGETTVIGNNVKIYQGVTLGALSTRGGQGLRGVKRHPTIEDNVTIYSGASILGGQTVIGEGVVIGSNAFITTSVKEKTKVSVKSQELQFKTDRPTGVERPTKTPALTEDAYWDFVI